One region of Candidatus Electrothrix rattekaaiensis genomic DNA includes:
- a CDS encoding efflux RND transporter permease subunit — translation MVAPFDFNLGGLPRDPVPVDAIPDIGENQQIVFTKWAGRSPQDMEDQVTYPLTVSLLGLPGVKTVRSYSMFGFSSIYVIFDDSVEFYWSRSRLLEKLSSLPPGTLPDNVKPTLGPDATGLGQIFWYTLEGRTPEGKPAGGWDLAELRSVQDWYVRYALMGASGISEVASIGGFVKEYQIDVDPDALHDRGVSLEEVFAAARQSNIDVGARTIEINRVEYVIRGIGFVKSIKDLEQSVIKAVDNIPIRISDVATVSLGPALRRGVLDKAGSEVVGGVAVVRYGDNPLAAIERVKEKIREISPGLPSKTLADGTVSKVTVVPFYDRSGLIHETLDTLKIALSEEILITIIVILVTVMHLRSSLLISALLPLTVLMAFIGMKVFGVDANVVALSGIAIAIGTIVDMGIIICENILTRLDEAGPEESTLRIIYDASVEVGGAVLTAVATTVVSFLPVFTMQAAEGKLFKPLAYTKTFALISSVIIALTVLPPLAHVLFRRKKAGKASRKIRFALPVLLIIAGTILAWKVHLLGLVVVGFGLYRLILQFLPKKVLPVLTRLENWLVILLVTVLLARSWQPLGIEKGDWANFLFVGLLIGGLLGSFQVFQWLYPHLLRLFLRWKLIFLIFPLLVVIGGAMVWLGVPKLTGWMPDSIRRAKPMMSLAHSFPGLGREFMPFLDEGSFLYMPTTMPHAGLTEIQEVLAAQDRAITAIPEVESAVGKLGRAETPLDPAPLSMIETIINYHPEYLKDEKGNRLLFAWRADRKDFCRSPEGVLLKAGDGMPYLVQGRFERDERGGLIPAASDAPSTEGRPFRLWRTALDPAINPDREPWPGIEDTDDIWNEIVQAAEVPGVTSAPKLQPIAARIVMLQSGMRAPMGIKVKGPDLATIEQVGLDLERLVKQVPSVSPLTVLADRVVGKPYLEIVIDREAISRHGIKLGRVQEVISAAVGGKMVTMTVEGRERYPVQVRYQRERRDSVEALKRILVTASTGEHIPLAQLADIRYVRGPQMIKSEDTFLTGYVLFDKKKGFAEVDVVEQTRSFLEEKIASGELRIPPGVSYTFAGNYENQIRAQKRLSVILPLALLVIMLILYLQFRSLGTTMMVFSAILVAWSGGFLMIWLYGQDWFLDFSLFDTDMRKLFQVHGINLSVAIWVGFLALFGIATDDGVLMATYLDESKARLKDKEGKTRQDIRDMVLHGAQRRIRPALMTSATTILALIPILTSTGRGSDIMVPMAIPSFGGMIIAMLTVFVVPVLYCWVEEGRVKAT, via the coding sequence ATGGTCGCCCCCTTTGACTTCAATCTCGGCGGCCTGCCCCGCGACCCGGTGCCGGTGGATGCCATCCCGGACATTGGCGAAAACCAGCAAATCGTGTTCACTAAATGGGCGGGCCGCTCGCCCCAGGACATGGAGGATCAGGTCACCTATCCGCTGACCGTGTCCCTGCTCGGTCTGCCCGGTGTCAAGACCGTGCGCAGCTACTCCATGTTCGGTTTTTCCTCCATCTACGTCATCTTTGACGATTCGGTCGAGTTCTATTGGTCCCGCTCCCGCTTGCTGGAAAAGCTGTCCAGCCTGCCGCCCGGCACCCTGCCCGATAATGTCAAGCCTACGCTTGGCCCGGATGCCACCGGCCTGGGCCAGATATTCTGGTACACCCTGGAGGGTCGCACCCCGGAGGGCAAACCCGCTGGCGGCTGGGACCTGGCCGAGTTGCGTTCCGTCCAGGACTGGTATGTGCGTTATGCCCTGATGGGGGCTTCCGGGATTTCGGAAGTGGCCTCCATCGGCGGTTTTGTCAAGGAGTATCAGATTGACGTGGACCCGGATGCCCTGCATGATCGGGGCGTGAGCCTGGAGGAGGTCTTTGCCGCAGCGCGTCAGTCCAATATCGATGTGGGCGCACGCACCATCGAGATCAACCGGGTGGAGTACGTGATCCGGGGCATCGGCTTTGTCAAGAGCATCAAGGATCTGGAGCAGTCGGTGATCAAGGCTGTGGATAATATCCCCATCCGGATATCAGACGTGGCAACGGTGAGCCTGGGTCCGGCCCTGCGGCGGGGCGTGCTGGATAAGGCCGGTAGCGAAGTGGTTGGCGGGGTGGCGGTGGTGCGCTACGGCGACAACCCGCTGGCCGCCATTGAACGGGTCAAAGAGAAGATTCGGGAGATCTCACCGGGTCTGCCGAGCAAGACCCTGGCCGACGGCACCGTAAGCAAGGTGACCGTCGTGCCCTTCTACGACCGCTCCGGCCTGATCCATGAGACCCTGGACACCCTGAAGATCGCCCTGAGTGAGGAGATCCTGATCACCATCATCGTGATCCTGGTCACGGTCATGCACCTGCGCAGCTCCCTGCTCATCTCCGCCCTTCTGCCCCTGACCGTGCTCATGGCCTTTATCGGCATGAAGGTCTTTGGCGTGGATGCCAACGTGGTGGCCTTGTCCGGCATCGCCATTGCCATCGGCACCATTGTGGACATGGGTATCATCATCTGCGAAAACATTCTCACCCGGCTGGACGAGGCCGGGCCGGAGGAATCCACCCTGCGGATCATCTACGATGCCTCGGTGGAGGTGGGCGGCGCAGTCCTGACCGCCGTGGCCACCACTGTGGTCAGCTTTCTGCCGGTTTTTACCATGCAGGCCGCCGAAGGCAAGCTGTTCAAGCCCCTGGCCTATACCAAGACCTTTGCCCTGATCTCCTCGGTGATCATCGCCCTGACCGTGCTGCCCCCCCTGGCCCATGTCCTGTTCCGGCGGAAAAAAGCGGGTAAGGCATCCCGGAAAATCCGCTTTGCCCTGCCTGTCCTGCTGATTATCGCCGGGACGATACTGGCCTGGAAGGTGCATCTGCTTGGGCTGGTGGTGGTCGGCTTTGGCCTGTACCGGCTGATTCTCCAGTTCCTGCCGAAAAAAGTGCTGCCCGTCCTCACCCGGCTGGAGAACTGGCTGGTCATCCTGCTGGTCACGGTTCTGCTGGCCCGGAGCTGGCAGCCCCTGGGGATCGAAAAAGGAGACTGGGCCAATTTCCTCTTTGTCGGCCTGCTCATCGGTGGCCTGCTGGGATCTTTCCAGGTTTTTCAGTGGCTCTATCCGCACCTGTTGCGCCTGTTTCTCCGCTGGAAGCTGATTTTTCTGATCTTCCCTTTGCTGGTGGTCATCGGCGGGGCCATGGTCTGGCTGGGTGTACCGAAGCTCACCGGCTGGATGCCGGACTCTATCCGCCGGGCCAAGCCGATGATGAGTCTGGCGCACAGCTTTCCCGGTCTGGGCCGGGAGTTCATGCCCTTCCTGGACGAGGGTTCGTTCCTCTACATGCCCACCACCATGCCCCATGCCGGGTTGACCGAGATCCAGGAGGTGCTGGCGGCTCAGGATAGAGCGATCACCGCTATCCCGGAGGTGGAGTCGGCGGTGGGCAAGTTGGGCCGGGCCGAGACCCCGCTGGACCCGGCTCCCCTGTCCATGATTGAGACCATTATCAACTACCATCCTGAATATTTGAAGGATGAGAAGGGCAATCGCCTTCTTTTCGCCTGGCGGGCGGATCGCAAGGATTTCTGTCGCAGCCCGGAAGGGGTGCTGCTCAAGGCCGGGGACGGCATGCCCTATCTGGTGCAGGGACGCTTTGAGCGGGATGAGCGGGGTGGACTGATCCCTGCCGCTTCTGATGCCCCTAGTACTGAAGGCAGACCCTTCCGGCTCTGGCGAACCGCCCTTGACCCGGCTATCAACCCGGACCGCGAGCCCTGGCCCGGCATTGAAGACACCGACGACATTTGGAACGAGATCGTCCAAGCCGCCGAGGTCCCCGGCGTGACCTCGGCCCCCAAGCTCCAGCCCATTGCCGCCCGGATCGTTATGCTCCAGAGCGGCATGCGCGCGCCTATGGGGATCAAGGTCAAAGGGCCTGATCTGGCCACTATCGAGCAGGTGGGCCTGGACCTGGAACGGTTAGTTAAACAGGTACCCTCGGTCTCCCCCCTGACCGTGCTGGCCGACCGGGTGGTGGGTAAACCTTATCTGGAAATCGTTATCGACCGGGAGGCCATCTCCCGGCACGGCATCAAGCTGGGCAGGGTACAGGAGGTAATCTCGGCGGCAGTGGGCGGTAAGATGGTCACCATGACTGTGGAAGGCCGGGAACGTTACCCTGTGCAGGTGCGCTATCAACGGGAGCGGCGGGACTCGGTGGAGGCACTGAAGCGCATCCTGGTCACCGCCTCCACGGGAGAACACATCCCCCTGGCCCAGCTGGCCGATATCCGCTATGTGCGCGGCCCGCAAATGATCAAGAGCGAGGACACCTTCCTGACCGGCTATGTCCTGTTTGATAAGAAAAAGGGTTTTGCCGAGGTGGACGTGGTCGAGCAGACCCGCAGCTTCCTGGAGGAGAAGATCGCCAGCGGCGAGCTGCGCATTCCGCCGGGTGTCTCTTACACCTTCGCCGGTAATTACGAGAATCAGATCCGGGCGCAGAAGCGACTTTCCGTGATCCTGCCCCTGGCCCTGCTGGTGATCATGCTGATCCTCTATCTCCAGTTCCGTTCCCTGGGCACCACCATGATGGTCTTTTCCGCCATCCTGGTGGCCTGGTCCGGCGGCTTCCTGATGATCTGGCTCTACGGGCAGGACTGGTTCCTGGATTTTTCCCTCTTTGATACCGATATGCGCAAACTCTTCCAGGTCCACGGCATCAATCTCTCCGTGGCTATCTGGGTGGGCTTCCTGGCCCTGTTCGGCATTGCCACTGACGACGGGGTGCTGATGGCGACCTATCTGGATGAATCCAAGGCTCGTCTCAAAGATAAGGAGGGGAAAACCCGGCAGGACATCCGCGACATGGTCCTGCACGGGGCGCAGCGGCGCATCCGCCCGGCCCTGATGACATCGGCCACCACCATCCTCGCCTTGATCCCGATCCTGACCTCCACCGGACGCGGCTCGGATATCATGGTTCCTATGGCTATTCCTTCTTTTGGTGGAATGATTATTGCCATGCTAACGGTGTTTGTGGTGCCTGTGTTGTATTGTTGGGTTGAGGAGGGGCGGGTGAAGGCAACCTGA